A single window of Microplitis demolitor isolate Queensland-Clemson2020A chromosome 7, iyMicDemo2.1a, whole genome shotgun sequence DNA harbors:
- the LOC103578722 gene encoding snurportin-1 isoform X2, which yields MIQPVANVDYNDSPQEIRRQDLLKRQKESRNAIVNSARAILEDVLLSEDEHKESMVIDNKSNSKKRKLYINTLMLSEWMIDVPEDFIDKWFMLPCPKGRRALIVACKGKTQVFTRRGNKIIEFNSVLPGGNYGEHNKNCTILDCIWVRKEQSYYVLDVLSWSNQTFLDCDAEFRHFWLNSKLEETVGLSTQSKLNQYPILSLPNIFCNGNLTNFLQNLSPSLPLDGILFYHREGFYMNGRSPLVTWLKPFMMSEVLGISVPFELDEKPDGYIDFRQYILSKNCRKKNSDDLKEFLVDVMDVNTCDEN from the exons atGATTCAACCAGTTGCAA acGTTGATTACAATGACTCGCCTCAAGAAATTAGACGACAGGATTTATTAAAACGCCAGAAAGa aagcAGAAACGCTATTGTAAATTCAGCTCGTGCAATACTAGAAGACGTTTTATTATCAGAAGATGAGCATAAAGAGTCAAtggtaattgataataaaagtaattcaaAGAAACGTaaactttatataaatacattgaTGTTGTCAGAATGGATGATTGATGTACCTGaagattttattgataaatggTTTATGTTACCTTGTCCAAAAGGACGACGTGCTTTGATTGTTGCTTGTAAA gGTAAAACTCAAGTATTTACAAGACgaggtaataaaattattgaatttaattcagTATTACCAGGAGGAAATTATGGAGAACACAATAAGAATTGTACTATTTTAGATTGTATATGGGTTAGAAAAGAACAATCATATTATGTTCTTGATGTTTTAAGTTGGTCCAATCAAACATTTCTTGATTGTGAT GCTGAATTTCGTCATTTTTGGCTAAATTCTAAACTCGAAGAGACTGTAGGATTAAGTAcacaaagtaaattaaatcaatatccaattttatcattaccaaatattttttgtaatggaaatttaacaaattttttacaaaatttgtcACCTAGTCTTCCATTAgatggaattttattttaccatcGAGAAGGATTTTATATGAATGGGCGCTCACCGCTTGTAACTTGGCTGAAACCGTTTATGATGTCTGAAGTGCTGGGTATTTCGGTTCCGTTCGAACTAGATGAAAAACCAGATGGATATATTGATTTTAGGCAGTACATTCTTTcgaaaaattgtaggaaaaaaaattcagatgaCTTGAAAGAATTTCTG gTAGATGTGATGGATGTTAATACTTGTGACGAAAattga
- the LOC103578722 gene encoding snurportin-1 isoform X1 encodes MIQPVASELLEDINEKNIRSVFYKKPIKKNNYNLDVDYNDSPQEIRRQDLLKRQKESRNAIVNSARAILEDVLLSEDEHKESMVIDNKSNSKKRKLYINTLMLSEWMIDVPEDFIDKWFMLPCPKGRRALIVACKGKTQVFTRRGNKIIEFNSVLPGGNYGEHNKNCTILDCIWVRKEQSYYVLDVLSWSNQTFLDCDAEFRHFWLNSKLEETVGLSTQSKLNQYPILSLPNIFCNGNLTNFLQNLSPSLPLDGILFYHREGFYMNGRSPLVTWLKPFMMSEVLGISVPFELDEKPDGYIDFRQYILSKNCRKKNSDDLKEFLVDVMDVNTCDEN; translated from the exons atGATTCAACCAGTTGCAAGTGAGTTATTAGAGgacattaatgaaaaaaatatccgttcggtattttacaaaaaaccaattaaaaaaaataattataatttagacGTTGATTACAATGACTCGCCTCAAGAAATTAGACGACAGGATTTATTAAAACGCCAGAAAGa aagcAGAAACGCTATTGTAAATTCAGCTCGTGCAATACTAGAAGACGTTTTATTATCAGAAGATGAGCATAAAGAGTCAAtggtaattgataataaaagtaattcaaAGAAACGTaaactttatataaatacattgaTGTTGTCAGAATGGATGATTGATGTACCTGaagattttattgataaatggTTTATGTTACCTTGTCCAAAAGGACGACGTGCTTTGATTGTTGCTTGTAAA gGTAAAACTCAAGTATTTACAAGACgaggtaataaaattattgaatttaattcagTATTACCAGGAGGAAATTATGGAGAACACAATAAGAATTGTACTATTTTAGATTGTATATGGGTTAGAAAAGAACAATCATATTATGTTCTTGATGTTTTAAGTTGGTCCAATCAAACATTTCTTGATTGTGAT GCTGAATTTCGTCATTTTTGGCTAAATTCTAAACTCGAAGAGACTGTAGGATTAAGTAcacaaagtaaattaaatcaatatccaattttatcattaccaaatattttttgtaatggaaatttaacaaattttttacaaaatttgtcACCTAGTCTTCCATTAgatggaattttattttaccatcGAGAAGGATTTTATATGAATGGGCGCTCACCGCTTGTAACTTGGCTGAAACCGTTTATGATGTCTGAAGTGCTGGGTATTTCGGTTCCGTTCGAACTAGATGAAAAACCAGATGGATATATTGATTTTAGGCAGTACATTCTTTcgaaaaattgtaggaaaaaaaattcagatgaCTTGAAAGAATTTCTG gTAGATGTGATGGATGTTAATACTTGTGACGAAAattga
- the LOC103578722 gene encoding snurportin-1 isoform X3 — protein sequence MVIDNKSNSKKRKLYINTLMLSEWMIDVPEDFIDKWFMLPCPKGRRALIVACKGKTQVFTRRGNKIIEFNSVLPGGNYGEHNKNCTILDCIWVRKEQSYYVLDVLSWSNQTFLDCDAEFRHFWLNSKLEETVGLSTQSKLNQYPILSLPNIFCNGNLTNFLQNLSPSLPLDGILFYHREGFYMNGRSPLVTWLKPFMMSEVLGISVPFELDEKPDGYIDFRQYILSKNCRKKNSDDLKEFLVDVMDVNTCDEN from the exons AtggtaattgataataaaagtaattcaaAGAAACGTaaactttatataaatacattgaTGTTGTCAGAATGGATGATTGATGTACCTGaagattttattgataaatggTTTATGTTACCTTGTCCAAAAGGACGACGTGCTTTGATTGTTGCTTGTAAA gGTAAAACTCAAGTATTTACAAGACgaggtaataaaattattgaatttaattcagTATTACCAGGAGGAAATTATGGAGAACACAATAAGAATTGTACTATTTTAGATTGTATATGGGTTAGAAAAGAACAATCATATTATGTTCTTGATGTTTTAAGTTGGTCCAATCAAACATTTCTTGATTGTGAT GCTGAATTTCGTCATTTTTGGCTAAATTCTAAACTCGAAGAGACTGTAGGATTAAGTAcacaaagtaaattaaatcaatatccaattttatcattaccaaatattttttgtaatggaaatttaacaaattttttacaaaatttgtcACCTAGTCTTCCATTAgatggaattttattttaccatcGAGAAGGATTTTATATGAATGGGCGCTCACCGCTTGTAACTTGGCTGAAACCGTTTATGATGTCTGAAGTGCTGGGTATTTCGGTTCCGTTCGAACTAGATGAAAAACCAGATGGATATATTGATTTTAGGCAGTACATTCTTTcgaaaaattgtaggaaaaaaaattcagatgaCTTGAAAGAATTTCTG gTAGATGTGATGGATGTTAATACTTGTGACGAAAattga